Proteins co-encoded in one Ictalurus punctatus breed USDA103 chromosome 18, Coco_2.0, whole genome shotgun sequence genomic window:
- the LOC108278492 gene encoding acidic fibroblast growth factor intracellular-binding protein B isoform X1 gives MRPSEQWFSKRMSMELDVFVGNTTIIDEEVYQLWLDGYPVNDAVRMRLESGVFRESDDSKEVLHSDTMDQYRTFQMCERLLHCPSKLANQLLFQIPSQRQAVLVERYYEFDHTFAREVLGKKLSKGTKKDLDDISSKTGIALKSCRRQFDNFKRVFKVVEELKGPLVENVKHHFLLSNSLARNYAAVVFFANSRFETGKRKLQYLSFQDFAFCAGQLISYWTVGAVDDMMEDMDVDLDKEFLHDLKELKVLVNDKDMLDQHKSLVCSQLKGKIKVFTEMEANFKNLSRALINIASKLTNIKDVRDLFIDLVEKVSSDMGEIHGRNQNLHPENVPQLKWCSGPPKNSCILTFPGLFVLFWMFTQPISTQFPQHAFFF, from the exons ATGCGTCCTTcagagcagtggttctcaaag AGGATGTCAATGGAATTAGACGTATTTGTGGGCAACACCACCATCATCGATGAAGAGGTGTACCAGCTGTGGTTGGATGGATATCCAG TGAACGATGCAGTGAGGATGCGGCTAGAGAGTGGTGTTTTCCGTGAGAGTGATGACAGCAAAGAGGTCCTGCACAGTGACACCATGGACCAATACAGAACCTTCCAGATGTGCGAGCGGCTTTTGCACTGCCCCTCAAAACTGGCCAATCAGCTCCTCTTTCAGATCCCTAGCCAGCGGCAGGCTGTGCTCGTAGAAAG GTATTATGAGTTTGACCATACGTTTGCCAGAGAGGTTTTGGGAAAGAAGCTTTCTAAAGGGACCAAGAAGGACCTAGATGACATCAGCTCAAAGACAGGCATCGCCTTAAAGAGCTGCCGTCGTCAG TTTGACAATTTCAAGCGAGTGTTCAAAGTGGTGGAGGAGCTGAAAGGCCCCCTGGTGGAGAACGTGAAGCATCATTTCCTCTTGTCTAATTCACTGGCCAG GAACTACGCTGCTGTTGTGTTCTTCGCTAACAGCCGCTTTGAGACTGGCAAGAGAAAGCTGCAGTATTTGTCTTTTCAGGACTTTGCCTTCTGTGCAGGCCAGCTCATCAGCTACTGGACTGTGGGGGCCGTTG ATGACATGATGGAGGACATGGATGTAGATCTGGATAAAGAGTTTTTGCATGATCTAAAAGAGTTAAAGGTTCTGGTTAATGATAAAGACATGCTGGATCAACACAAAAG TCTGGTTTGCTCCCAGCTTAAAGGAAAAATCAAGGTCTTCACTGAGATGGAGGCTAATTTTAAG AACCTATCCCGGGCACTGATCAACATCGCGTCCAAACTCACCAACATCAAAGATGTGCGGGATTTGTTCATCGACCTTGTGGAGAAG GTATCAAGTGATATGGGAGAGATACATGGGCGTAATCAAAACCTGCATCCTGAAAATGTACCACAATTAAAATGGTGCTCTGGTCCACCAAAAAATTCCTGCATTCTCACATTCCCaggtttatttgtattattttggaTGTTTACACAACCAATTTCCACCCAATTTCCACAGcatgctttctttttttag
- the LOC108278492 gene encoding acidic fibroblast growth factor intracellular-binding protein B isoform X4 — protein MRLESGVFRESDDSKEVLHSDTMDQYRTFQMCERLLHCPSKLANQLLFQIPSQRQAVLVERYYEFDHTFAREVLGKKLSKGTKKDLDDISSKTGIALKSCRRQFDNFKRVFKVVEELKGPLVENVKHHFLLSNSLARNYAAVVFFANSRFETGKRKLQYLSFQDFAFCAGQLISYWTVGAVDDMMEDMDVDLDKEFLHDLKELKVLVNDKDMLDQHKSLVCSQLKGKIKVFTEMEANFKNLSRALINIASKLTNIKDVRDLFIDLVEKVSSDMGEIHGRNQNLHPENVPQLKWCSGPPKNSCILTFPGLFVLFWMFTQPISTQFPQHAFFF, from the exons ATGCGGCTAGAGAGTGGTGTTTTCCGTGAGAGTGATGACAGCAAAGAGGTCCTGCACAGTGACACCATGGACCAATACAGAACCTTCCAGATGTGCGAGCGGCTTTTGCACTGCCCCTCAAAACTGGCCAATCAGCTCCTCTTTCAGATCCCTAGCCAGCGGCAGGCTGTGCTCGTAGAAAG GTATTATGAGTTTGACCATACGTTTGCCAGAGAGGTTTTGGGAAAGAAGCTTTCTAAAGGGACCAAGAAGGACCTAGATGACATCAGCTCAAAGACAGGCATCGCCTTAAAGAGCTGCCGTCGTCAG TTTGACAATTTCAAGCGAGTGTTCAAAGTGGTGGAGGAGCTGAAAGGCCCCCTGGTGGAGAACGTGAAGCATCATTTCCTCTTGTCTAATTCACTGGCCAG GAACTACGCTGCTGTTGTGTTCTTCGCTAACAGCCGCTTTGAGACTGGCAAGAGAAAGCTGCAGTATTTGTCTTTTCAGGACTTTGCCTTCTGTGCAGGCCAGCTCATCAGCTACTGGACTGTGGGGGCCGTTG ATGACATGATGGAGGACATGGATGTAGATCTGGATAAAGAGTTTTTGCATGATCTAAAAGAGTTAAAGGTTCTGGTTAATGATAAAGACATGCTGGATCAACACAAAAG TCTGGTTTGCTCCCAGCTTAAAGGAAAAATCAAGGTCTTCACTGAGATGGAGGCTAATTTTAAG AACCTATCCCGGGCACTGATCAACATCGCGTCCAAACTCACCAACATCAAAGATGTGCGGGATTTGTTCATCGACCTTGTGGAGAAG GTATCAAGTGATATGGGAGAGATACATGGGCGTAATCAAAACCTGCATCCTGAAAATGTACCACAATTAAAATGGTGCTCTGGTCCACCAAAAAATTCCTGCATTCTCACATTCCCaggtttatttgtattattttggaTGTTTACACAACCAATTTCCACCCAATTTCCACAGcatgctttctttttttag
- the LOC108278492 gene encoding acidic fibroblast growth factor intracellular-binding protein B isoform X2 translates to MRPSEQWFSKRMSMELDVFVGNTTIIDEEVYQLWLDGYPVNDAVRMRLESGVFRESDDSKEVLHSDTMDQYRTFQMCERLLHCPSKLANQLLFQIPSQRQAVLVERYYEFDHTFAREVLGKKLSKGTKKDLDDISSKTGIALKSCRRQFDNFKRVFKVVEELKGPLVENVKHHFLLSNSLARNYAAVVFFANSRFETGKRKLQYLSFQDFAFCAGQLISYWTVGAVDDMMEDMDVDLDKEFLHDLKELKVLVNDKDMLDQHKSLVCSQLKGKIKVFTEMEANFKNLSRALINIASKLTNIKDVRDLFIDLVEKIIEPCRSDKWSVGDLRLFLTYYTSTAHTLDAFRYQVIWERYMGVIKTCILKMYHN, encoded by the exons ATGCGTCCTTcagagcagtggttctcaaag AGGATGTCAATGGAATTAGACGTATTTGTGGGCAACACCACCATCATCGATGAAGAGGTGTACCAGCTGTGGTTGGATGGATATCCAG TGAACGATGCAGTGAGGATGCGGCTAGAGAGTGGTGTTTTCCGTGAGAGTGATGACAGCAAAGAGGTCCTGCACAGTGACACCATGGACCAATACAGAACCTTCCAGATGTGCGAGCGGCTTTTGCACTGCCCCTCAAAACTGGCCAATCAGCTCCTCTTTCAGATCCCTAGCCAGCGGCAGGCTGTGCTCGTAGAAAG GTATTATGAGTTTGACCATACGTTTGCCAGAGAGGTTTTGGGAAAGAAGCTTTCTAAAGGGACCAAGAAGGACCTAGATGACATCAGCTCAAAGACAGGCATCGCCTTAAAGAGCTGCCGTCGTCAG TTTGACAATTTCAAGCGAGTGTTCAAAGTGGTGGAGGAGCTGAAAGGCCCCCTGGTGGAGAACGTGAAGCATCATTTCCTCTTGTCTAATTCACTGGCCAG GAACTACGCTGCTGTTGTGTTCTTCGCTAACAGCCGCTTTGAGACTGGCAAGAGAAAGCTGCAGTATTTGTCTTTTCAGGACTTTGCCTTCTGTGCAGGCCAGCTCATCAGCTACTGGACTGTGGGGGCCGTTG ATGACATGATGGAGGACATGGATGTAGATCTGGATAAAGAGTTTTTGCATGATCTAAAAGAGTTAAAGGTTCTGGTTAATGATAAAGACATGCTGGATCAACACAAAAG TCTGGTTTGCTCCCAGCTTAAAGGAAAAATCAAGGTCTTCACTGAGATGGAGGCTAATTTTAAG AACCTATCCCGGGCACTGATCAACATCGCGTCCAAACTCACCAACATCAAAGATGTGCGGGATTTGTTCATCGACCTTGTGGAGAAG ATCATTGAACCCTGTCGATCTGATAAATGGTCTGTTGGAGATCTCAGGCTTTTCCTCACTTACTACACTAGCACTGCCCACACACTCGATGCATTCAG GTATCAAGTGATATGGGAGAGATACATGGGCGTAATCAAAACCTGCATCCTGAAAATGTACCACAATTAA
- the LOC108278492 gene encoding acidic fibroblast growth factor intracellular-binding protein B isoform X3, whose translation MSMELDVFVGNTTIIDEEVYQLWLDGYPVNDAVRMRLESGVFRESDDSKEVLHSDTMDQYRTFQMCERLLHCPSKLANQLLFQIPSQRQAVLVERYYEFDHTFAREVLGKKLSKGTKKDLDDISSKTGIALKSCRRQFDNFKRVFKVVEELKGPLVENVKHHFLLSNSLARNYAAVVFFANSRFETGKRKLQYLSFQDFAFCAGQLISYWTVGAVDDMMEDMDVDLDKEFLHDLKELKVLVNDKDMLDQHKSLVCSQLKGKIKVFTEMEANFKNLSRALINIASKLTNIKDVRDLFIDLVEKVSSDMGEIHGRNQNLHPENVPQLKWCSGPPKNSCILTFPGLFVLFWMFTQPISTQFPQHAFFF comes from the exons ATGTCAATGGAATTAGACGTATTTGTGGGCAACACCACCATCATCGATGAAGAGGTGTACCAGCTGTGGTTGGATGGATATCCAG TGAACGATGCAGTGAGGATGCGGCTAGAGAGTGGTGTTTTCCGTGAGAGTGATGACAGCAAAGAGGTCCTGCACAGTGACACCATGGACCAATACAGAACCTTCCAGATGTGCGAGCGGCTTTTGCACTGCCCCTCAAAACTGGCCAATCAGCTCCTCTTTCAGATCCCTAGCCAGCGGCAGGCTGTGCTCGTAGAAAG GTATTATGAGTTTGACCATACGTTTGCCAGAGAGGTTTTGGGAAAGAAGCTTTCTAAAGGGACCAAGAAGGACCTAGATGACATCAGCTCAAAGACAGGCATCGCCTTAAAGAGCTGCCGTCGTCAG TTTGACAATTTCAAGCGAGTGTTCAAAGTGGTGGAGGAGCTGAAAGGCCCCCTGGTGGAGAACGTGAAGCATCATTTCCTCTTGTCTAATTCACTGGCCAG GAACTACGCTGCTGTTGTGTTCTTCGCTAACAGCCGCTTTGAGACTGGCAAGAGAAAGCTGCAGTATTTGTCTTTTCAGGACTTTGCCTTCTGTGCAGGCCAGCTCATCAGCTACTGGACTGTGGGGGCCGTTG ATGACATGATGGAGGACATGGATGTAGATCTGGATAAAGAGTTTTTGCATGATCTAAAAGAGTTAAAGGTTCTGGTTAATGATAAAGACATGCTGGATCAACACAAAAG TCTGGTTTGCTCCCAGCTTAAAGGAAAAATCAAGGTCTTCACTGAGATGGAGGCTAATTTTAAG AACCTATCCCGGGCACTGATCAACATCGCGTCCAAACTCACCAACATCAAAGATGTGCGGGATTTGTTCATCGACCTTGTGGAGAAG GTATCAAGTGATATGGGAGAGATACATGGGCGTAATCAAAACCTGCATCCTGAAAATGTACCACAATTAAAATGGTGCTCTGGTCCACCAAAAAATTCCTGCATTCTCACATTCCCaggtttatttgtattattttggaTGTTTACACAACCAATTTCCACCCAATTTCCACAGcatgctttctttttttag
- the fosl1b gene encoding protein c-Fos yields the protein MYQSHGSAAFTYGLFTDMAARLELNTTTQMHKKITDAVTSSSNADSVTSRPDDEWLLESSLVSEAECIWDTMASFLPSSLPNCPCLLSQCFNPELLHSATKGRSQDPDKEHSNQPKSIEECERRRARRERNRIAAARCRDRRRMLTDTLQNETEQLERVKAQLEAEIAGLEREKERLELVLEAHKPVCKMDGSNPE from the exons ATGTATCAAAGCCACGGGAGTGCAGCTTTCACTTACGGACTTTTTACAGACATGGCAGCACGACTGGAGCTGAACACCACCACCCAAATGCACAAG AAGATCACAGATGCAGTCACATCTAGCTCCAATGCTGACTCTGTCACCTCCAGGCCAGATGATGAGTGGCTTCTTGAGTCTTCTCTTGTCTCAGAAGCAGAGTGCATCTGGGACACCATGGCCTCCTTTTTGCCCTCTTCACTGCCAAACTGTCCATGTCTCCTGTCACAGTGTTTCAATCCAGAGCTACTCCATTCTGCGACAAAAGGCAGATCTCAGGATCCAGACAAAGAACACAGCAACCAACCT AAATCCATTGAGGAGTGTGAGAGGAGGAGAGCCCGCAGGGAAAGGAACAGAATAGCAGCTGCTAGATGTCGGGATCGTCGACGCATGCTTACGGACACATTACAAAAC GAGACTGAGCAGTTGGAGCGTGTGAAGGCTCAGCTGGAGGCAGAGATTGCTGGGctggagagggagaaagaaaggctGGAGTTAGTTCTGGAGGCCCATAAGCCTGTCTGTAAGATGGATGGCTCTAATCCTGAATAA